Part of the Trichocoleus sp. genome is shown below.
CGGAGGTTTCCGCCTCCGACTTTTTGACATAGCCCAAGTCGTCCAGAACAATCAAGTCAAAGCGGTCGAGCTTTTTAAGGGCAGCTTGCAGTTGCAAATGCAGCTTTGCCTGCTGAAGCTGTTGCACCAGGGCAATTGCTGGAAAGAATTTGACCCGTTTGCCAAACTCCACCATAGATCGCGCGATGGCGGCGGCGATATGAGTTTTGCCAACGCCGGAAGCCCCAAAGATGAGGCAGTTGTCTGAGCGTGCCAACCAGGACGGGTCTTCTGCCAGTTGCCGAATGGGGGCAGGATTGAGCTTGGGCACATGAGACCAGTCAAAGTTGGAGAGGGTTTTGGCGTTGGGGAGTTGGGCTTCTGAGAGGGCGCGTTTGAGCCAAGTTTGCCAGCGATGGTGCACCTCCGATTCGCAGAGTTGCAGCAAGAACTGGGCGTAAGACCACCCCTCCTGCATCGCTTGTTGTTCGAGTGATTCCCAGTGGTGCAGCATATGGGAGAGGTGCAACCGCTTGAGGTGCAGGCTGAGGCTCTGGTAGGGGCTGACGGGGGGATGATTCGTCTTGGTTGGAGGAGTGGGTGGGCAGGAGTTGGTCATAGGTGGATAAGTCGTGTTGGGTCACTTGCAAGGTGGGTACGGGGGTTGGACTGAGCAGTTGAAAGTGTTGCTGTAAGCGCATCAATGTCAGAGTCTGTGCGGACAGTTGCGCTTCAAGATAGTTTGCCACCCTGGCTTCTTTGTCCTGAGTCGCGGCGATGTAAAGGGCTTCGACCATCAGCAGTGCCGCACTGTCGGGGTCAAACTGTGCCTTCAGTTGCGCCCATAGCGCTCGGTAGTGCTCATTGGGCAACAGTTCTTGCTGCCAGGTGCAGTAGAGGAACGCTCGTGGTTTTCGCCGCAGTCCCTCAATCACATGGCGGTAGTTGATGCAACGGGCACGCCGTTTGGTTGGGTCAATTGAGCGCACTCGTGGCAGTTCTACCACCACCTGATGGTTCCAGTAGCCCACGATGCGGTCGTGATACAGGTGCAACTCCAAGGTGCGCCCGATTAAGCGCGAGGGAACGCTGTACAAGATAGAGCGCACCTCAATCGTGCTACGTGAACTGACCTTGGCACTGACCACTTCGTAGTCCGCAACTCGGTATTTGGGCAGCACTTGCAGAAACGGTTTCTCTTGCTCAAACTTGATTTGGCACTGCACGTTCAAGCCATCAATCGCTGAGTTAATCACCGACTGGTACTCACCGACACTGGCAAAGTCAAAGCTACCCCGCAGGAACAACGCTTGCTCGATGCGGTTCTTCAGGTGTCCGTGGGGTGACTCGATACTGCCGTTCTCGTGAGCAATGCCCCGGTTGTTGCGAGTCGGCTGCATCCGGTAATGCTGGCACAACTGGTCATAGAGTTGAGTGACGGCTTGCCCTTTACCGCCACTGTTGCGATACGCCGCACTCAAGCTATCGGTGCGATGTTGTTTGGGTACGCCTCCACAGGCACTCAAGGCATTCTGCAATCCCTCGGACAAGGCAACAAAGCTTTCCCCACCTTGAATAATCTGAGCATATTGCCACCCACTGTAGCCCAAGCGGTAGTGGTAGATTAAGTGCTCAAACGGCTTGCCATTGATGGTGATCTCAATCCCTTTGAGTTCGGTGAAGTCTGAAAACCCCATTCCTCCCGGCTCATGACGCAACTCAAACATCACCTCTGGCGAGGCTCCATGCAGCACACGCCAATCTGCCACTCGTCGTTGTAACGTTCGCAACACGTTCGCGTATTTACCTGGGTATTTCTGTTGCAGATACTCAAAGAGGGTCATGGGTTTGAGTCGCGGTTGCTGTTGCAACATCGGTTCCAACTCGTCCTCCCAAATGCCCTTGAGCGGGTCGGGCTTCGTCCTCTCTCGTTTCTGCCCCCGCTTGGGTTGATGCTCGCCTGCTTCAATGCGTTGTGCTGTTCGTTCTGAAAACTCAGCAACATAAGCGGCATCAGCCTGCGTTAAGCCGATTTCTCGTCCGTTCATGTACACTCGTAGTTGATAATTTTTAATTATTTTTCCAGGCACTATTGGCTTCTCCTTTTCCACAGGATTTGCCCAATAGTGTCTTTCTATTTGGAGTTACGGTTTGCGCTCTAGATTGCACTTAGCGATCTCAACTATGCAAGATGACAACCCGCCAAGGGCATCGCCGTCACCCGTCATCTGCATTGTCGTTTAATAATCAGCGTTTCCTATAATTCGCAGACCGTTGACACCTCCAGCTATGGGGATGGTTTAGCAACAGATGCGGCTGAGGTCTCTGCCAGCTTCTCTGCTAATATCTCTGGCATCGTTCTTAAAGATGACACCGCTCTTAACAACGTCATCATCCCTGCTGGTGGTAATGGTACTGATGGATCTAAAGAAGTTGCCTATGAGATTACGCTAGGTGACGGTCGTAAATTTGCTGGAGCAGGTCTAGTACTCAACCTTCAGCTAGATTCTCCAATGCGAGATGTCTTGAAGTTCAGCTTTAACCTGCAAGGTGTAGGCGCAACAACCTACACTCCTGGCCCGTAATCTATTAATCCATGTTTTATTTCCCCAGGTTTTTATAGCCTGGGGGTTTTCTTTGTATATGCGCTACAAAATCTTGTCTGATCCAGATGAGCGCGTTGTCTGCATCAATAACAAGCTCACTGACAAAACTCTCCATGTTGGGCTGGTGTATCTGGAAGCAGGGTTACCAGAAGCAATCGCTCTGCAAGACCCCATCACGCAGCAAACCATCTGCACAGTGCAAATCCCTTCAGCCTTCCAGAAGATCCGCACTGTTGCTGCTGAAGTAGAAATCATTCTTGACATTAATGTATGAATAATAGATTTAGAAAATCAGAGATTGCTAATGTAGCAGGCTTTGAATTGAAGAAATATGGATCTCTCCAAGCGCGTGAACGCCAATACCTGCTGAATGTTCGCAGGAAATTATTCGATCGCACCACTGCGCTGCTAGACCTTGCTAGAAAGATAGCTACTGAACTCAGCATCTCTGAGCAGGAAGCTTGGGAAGTCTTACAAACAGGTGCAGCCACAGCTGACCCTGAGACAAAGAGCAAACTGCTCCCCTACTTGACGGAACTGACAGAAAAGCTTAACCCTCAATATGCCGCACTCCAATATCCCAGGGAAGCAGTAGTACTCCTATTTATGTCTCGCCTGGATACTCTTAAGGAAATTGCAGCTGACCTGGAAGAATCCTTTGATATCAGCCTGGATAAGAAAAGCGTAGAGAAGTTTGACAGAATTCCAACCAGCGAGCGCCTGCAAGCTAAAGAAAGAGAAATATTGAGCAGACAAATCGTTGAACAACTTCCAGAAGACATCTTTGATGCGCTATTAGAGTTCGTTGCTGGAGAAGAGCGGCAATGGAAAGATGCTGAATCAGAAGTAGCAGAGGAGGTAAACCCCAATGACCCTTTGCCCTTCGCAGCCTGATCCAGGAGCGGCTTGAGTCTCTTGAAAAAGAGCTCGATTTCCTAGAACAGGCTTACTTCATTATCAATAATTCTCCCTTTGCTGCTGACCCTATCTTTCACAGTGCCAACTTTGATTGCCTTCCAGTTCACTTCATCCTGAAAACAGTGGAAGCGCTTACAGAAACACATAAGCGAGATGCAAACGCCCACTCTATCACCGCAGCACATTTAGCAGTGGCGGTCTACCAGCTCGGAGGGGCAAAAGATGAATTTACTGCTGATCGTTTCCTGCCTTATCCAACTCAACAAGAGACAGGAATATCAAACCAAACAGCAAGGGTATTTGTTGAGCTTTTGGATGCAGGACTATTACCCGCAAAAGTAGTCAGCGCAAGTTCAAAATACATTACAGAAATAGCGAGATTTCAATGACAGAAGAAATTAACGCTGGCTCTCTGAAAATA
Proteins encoded:
- the istB gene encoding IS21-like element helper ATPase IstB → MLHHWESLEQQAMQEGWSYAQFLLQLCESEVHHRWQTWLKRALSEAQLPNAKTLSNFDWSHVPKLNPAPIRQLAEDPSWLARSDNCLIFGASGVGKTHIAAAIARSMVEFGKRVKFFPAIALVQQLQQAKLHLQLQAALKKLDRFDLIVLDDLGYVKKSEAETSVLFELIAHRYERKSLLITANQPFSQWDTIFADSMMTVAAVDRLVHHALIIDIQAESFRKQSAQARSTSPT